CCGTGGCCGATCACTGGTCCGAAATGACCATGGTCCATCCGTTTCAGGACGGTAACAGTCGTACTCAAAGGTTCTTCTTCGATCAACTGCTCCGGAATGCCGGGTGGGCGGTGGACTGGACGCAGGTCAACGCTGAAGAGGCCCATGCCGCCCGCTACGTTGGCGCGGCGACGGTCGACCCATCGTATCTCGCGCAGACGCTGCGCCCTGCGGTCCACCCGGCTGACCAGATCGCAGCCGGCACACTGACGGCGACTGAGAACACCCGCGACAATCGTGCGTCAGCCGAGATCTTCCACGACATGATGGAGTTCAAGCGCTCACACCCCCGAGGTACGCCATACGAACTGCCGTAGCGGTTCAACTCATCGGCTACAGGCACGGACCTGACCGTCCAGTAGACGATCGAATCGTTGCTCTGTCGTTGTCTGACCCGTTCAGTGGTGACCACCGCAGCTTCCACAGCTCCTACACCCCACACAACCTCTGAAAACCACCACCCCACCCCCCCGCCGGGGCCGGGCGGCCAGCCGCACCCCCCGGACCACACACACCCACACACACAAAAAAAGAGAGGCCCCAGCAGCCAGCCACAAAGCTGACCACCGGGACCTCCCCAGACACTTAATGCCGGCGGCGTCCTACTCTCCCACACCCTCCCGGGTGCAGTACCATCGGCGCAGGCAGGCTTAGCTTCCGGGTTCGGAAAGGGACCGGGCGTGACCCCACCGCTAAAACCACCGACAAACACACACGAAACAAACACACACCCAACCCCGCCAACAAACCCTCCCCAGGGACAAAACCCCACAAAAGAGAAGCCAACAGACTGGTGCACTGTGCCGTTCCAGACACTGCACAATGAACGCGAAAATACCTTCACACTACTACACAACAGAACCACTCGTTACAACGTTAATGTCATCCTCGGTCAATTAGTACCGGTCACCTCCAACACTCACATGCTGTCCAGATCCGGCCTATCAACCCCGTCGTCTACAGGGAACCTCAAACGAAACCTCATCTCGAAACAGGCTTCCCGCTTAGATGCTTTCAGCGGTTATCCCTCCCATACGTAGCCAACCAGCCATGCCACGGGCGTGACAACTGGCCCACCAGAGGTATGTCCAACCCGGTCCTCTCGTACTAGGGTCAGCCTTTCTCAAGTTTCAACGCGCACGGCGGATAGAGACCGAACTGTCTCACGACGTTCTAAACCCAGCTCGCGTGCCGCTTTAATGGGCGAACAGCCCAACCCTTGGGACCAACTCCAGCCCCAGGATGCGACGAGCCGACATCGAGGTGCCAAACCATCCCGTCGATATGGACTCTTGGGGAAGATCAGCCTGTTATCCCCGGGGTACCTTTTATCCGTTGAGCGACACCGCTTCCACAAGCCGGTGCCGGATCACTAGTCCCTACTTTCGTACCTGCTCGACCTGTCAGTCTCACAGTCAAGCTCCCTTGTGCACTTACACTCAACACCTGATTACCAACCAGGCTGAGGGAACCTTTGGGCGCCTCCGTTACTCTTTGGGAGGCAACCGCCCCAGTTAAACTACCCACCAGGCACTGTCCCTAACCCAGATCATGGGCCGAGGTTCAGATATCCAGCACGATCAGAGTGGTATTTCAACAACGACTCCACAACCACTAGCGTGGCCGCTTCACAGTCTCCCACCTATCCTACACAAACCGAACCGAACACCAATACCAAGCTATAGTGAAGGTCCCGGGGTCTTTTCGTCCTGCCGCGCGTAACGAGCATCTTTACTCGTACTGCAATTTCGCCGGGCCTGTGGTTGAGACAGCAGGGAAGTCGTTACGCCATTCGTGCAGGTCGGAACTTACCCGACAAGGAATTTCGCTACCTTAGGATGGTTATAGTTACCACCGCCGTTTACTGGGGCTTAAATTCTCCGCTTCGGTGTTACCACCTAACAGGTCCTCTTAACCTTCCAGCACCGGGCAGGCGTCAGTCCGTATACATCGACTTACCGTCTTCGCACGGACCTGTGTTTTTAGTAAACAGTCGCTTCCCTCTATCCTCTGCGACCCACACCAGCTCCAGCCGAAAAAGCCTTCACCAGCACGGGCCCCCCTTCTCCCGAAGTTACGGGGGCATTTTGCCGAGTTCCTTAACCACAGTTCACCCGATCGCCTTAGTATTCTCTACCTGACCACCTGTGTCGGTTTGGGGTACGGGCCGAATGTGCACATCGCTAGAGGCTTTTCTCGACAGCATAGGA
The genomic region above belongs to Corynebacterium glyciniphilum AJ 3170 and contains:
- a CDS encoding Fic/DOC family protein produces the protein MASDGTPAPENFYGISDPAKLEHVAGRSAAQRLYELESGDPLTSFTRKDLVRIHAHLMQDIYPWAGQIRTTEVGAMGMAMCRAQFVDNELDRVIRDIGRKSPSTIDIDAAVNTVADHWSEMTMVHPFQDGNSRTQRFFFDQLLRNAGWAVDWTQVNAEEAHAARYVGAATVDPSYLAQTLRPAVHPADQIAAGTLTATENTRDNRASAEIFHDMMEFKRSHPRGTPYELP